Below is a genomic region from Hylemonella gracilis.
GCCTGGTGCGGCGCACGGCTGGTCATCCCGGTGGCGTCTCGCTGGAATACGCCCCGACCTGGCTGGCCGAGGGCCTGGCGCTGAGCGAGGACTTGCCGCTGCGCCCGGGCGAATTCCTGCCGGTCGAGAACGACGCGGCCGCCGGCGCGGTGGACGACGCTCGCCCGGACCGCTGGGGCGAGCGGGTCATCCGCCACCTTTACAAGCCGCCGCGCCTGTCCACGCTGGAATACCTGTACTTCGCGGGTGATGAGCGTTTTGGCGCGCTGGGCGTCTCCACCTCGGCGCAGCGTTACGAGCCGCAGCCCCGGCCCGTGCTGCCCGTGGTGGGGGATGTGCCAGCCTTGTACGAACTGGTGCGCCGCATCGAGGCGGGCGAACCGGTGGAAGAAACGCTGCAGCGCCTGGTGGCCCCCGGCACCACGCTGGGGGGGCGCGGCCCAAGGCGTTGATCGAGATCGACGGCCATCCCTGGGTGCTCAAGTTCGCCGACGCCGGGGATCCGAACGACAGCCCTTTGGTCGAGCACGCGGCCATGACCCTGGCCGCCCGCGCCGGCATCGCGGTCTGCGAGACCCGCCCGATCGCCCTGGACGATGGCCATGCCGTGGCGGTGCGTCGCTTCGACCGTGCCAAAGGTCGGCGCCTGCATGCGCTCTCCGCCCACGTGGCCTTGCGCGCCGCCGCCAGCGAAGCCGGCTACCCGGAACTGGCTTTGCTGCTGCGCCGGCGGGGTGACCCACAAGAAATCGCCGCCAACGGTGCCCAGGTGTTCCGCCGCATGGTCTTCAACGTGCTGATCGACAACACCGACGACCACGAGAAAAACCACGCCCTGCTGGTCGAGGGGCGCAGCTACGCCCTGGCCCCGGCCTACGACGTGCTGCCCGCTGGCCAGGCCCTGGGCTACCAGCAGTTCCGTGTCGGCGCCCTGGGCCTGGACGCCAGCGCGGAGAACCTTTTGTCCGAGCCAGCCGCCTTCGGCCTGCGCCGTCCCCAGGCGCTGGCCCTGGCCCGCGAGGTGGCCGAAGTGGTGGATGGCTGGCAGGCGCATTTCGCCGCTTGCGGGGTCAGCGCGGGCGACCTGGGCCGCCTGGCCGAGCAGATCGACCGGCCTTACCTGCTGGGCGAGCGGCGGGCCTTGCTGAAGGCTTGATGCCGACCGAATGCCGATTCGACGCCCGTGGGGTATGGCGCGTCAGTGCGCGCCGGCCTTCTTGGGCACCGGCAGGGGAATGCCACCCGCCTCGCGGTTGTCGGACGGCCCGCCGAGCGTGAGCGTGGTGCGCAGGGTGATGTTGCCGTAGCGCCGGCGCCAATCCTGGATGGTCGACTGGTAGGTCGCCGCATCGGGAATCTGGGACGCGTAGCGCTGCAGCACCAGTTGCGCGGTGGTGATGAGGCGCGCGTTCAAGGTTTCCTGGCCGTGCTTGAGCAGTTCGCGCACGGCGCTGACCGGATCCCCCCCATGCTGAGCTTGACGGCGCTCTCCATCAGTTTGATGGGCCGTTCGCCCGCTTCGCGCAGGCGGTCCGCATAAGGCGCATGCGCGCGCGCCGCGCCGGCCAGCAGCTCGCTCATGGAGCGTCCGCTGATGAAACGTTCGCCCAGGGCGTCGAGGATGGGCGGCAGATCACTCAGTTCCAGGCCCAGGGAGACTGTGCGTGAGGCGATCTGCGACAGCAGGAAGATCAGGTTGGAGGCTGCCTCGGCGTCGAAGTCGGGCTCGCGGATGCGCTGGGCGTGCTCGCGCGCGACCTTGAGCGCCTGGCCGTATTCCTTGCGCAGGATGTCCAGCAGCGCGTTGAGCGTGGCTTCCATCGTGCGCTGACGCTGGCTGTACTCGCTGTCGCGCAGTCCGAGCTTGGCCAGTTCGCCCCGGATGCGGTGCAGGCCCTGGCGGTCGTCCATCTGCATATAGATGAAGCCCAGCAACATCAGCGTCTGCGGGTCGAAGGAACGCGTGCCCAGGCCCTGGTTGACGCATTGGTTGAGCACATGCTCGGCCTCGCCGTACTCGCCCTTGTAATAGTGCAGATGCCCCAGGCTCTGCAGCCGCGTGACCGAGTAAGGCGTGGCCGTGCACGCCATCTTGTAGGCGACCAGGGTCTGTTCGTGGTTGCCGAGCTCGAAATGGGCGCGACCCATCACATCGTAGGCATCGGCGTAATGCGGCTCTTCGCTGATCAGCGTCTCCAGCGTGCCGACTGCGCGCTGCGCCTCGCCCCGACCGAGCTGCGAGCGGGCCACGCCCAGCTTGGCCCAGGGCACCGTCTTGGCGTTGATGATGGCTTCGTAGAGGCGCTGGGCTTCTTCGTAACGTTGCAGTCGGATCAGCAGTTCGGCGCCGATGCGCGCGGTGTAGAGCCAGTAGGGGCCTTTGGCTTCGAAGCGCTCCATGCAGAGGTTGGCGGCTTTCTCATGCTGGTCGGACTCGATGGCCTCGAAGATGGGTGCCAGCACGGCCTTGCGCTGGCGGGCCTGCTCCAGCCGCTCGGCCAGGCGGGCGGCGGTGTGGGGCTTGATGAGGTAGCCGTCCAGGGCGGATTCGGCGGCCTCGGCCACCTTGGCGTAGCTGGCCTCGCTGGTGACCATGATGAAGATGGTCGAGAAGGACAAGATCTGGTTGCGCCGCAGATCGTCCAGGAAGTCCTGGCCCGAAGGTTCGTCGGACTGGAAATGCTGCTCACACAGGATGATGTCGAAATGGCGGCGCTCCAGCATGCGGCGCGCCTCGGAGGTGCGCGAGACCTGTTCGACGTTGCCGACCCCGAACTCCCGCAATTGGTTGACCAGGATGGCGCGCGAGCTGTGGTTGCCGTCGATGATCAACGCCTGGGTGCCGGAAAGATCTTCGTCCTCTAATGCCATGGCCGTCGGTTCCTGTGCTCTGCTGCGCCGGCCCTGTTCTGGCAGGGCGGGTTTGCGCGCGCAGGGGGCTGGGGATGTGCTGTGAATCAGCAAGTTTAAGGCCAGAAGCAGACCGTGCCCTGCGGCCGAACCGGCCGTGTGACTCGGGCCAACCCCAAGCCGGTGCTGGTATCGGTCACGACCGAGTGAAGCCGGCAAGCAGCCGAGGTCGGGGGGCGTGACGCGTGGGCGCGATGCGGTGAGGTTCAGCGACCGTCGGCGGCGACCACATGGACACGCACGGGCTGCCAGGCGATGGTTCCGCCATCGACCCCGCCGGTGCCGGGCCGGGGCGCTTGCCCGGCAAGCTGCGTGGTGGGCA
It encodes:
- a CDS encoding HipA domain-containing protein — its product is MIEIDGHPWVLKFADAGDPNDSPLVEHAAMTLAARAGIAVCETRPIALDDGHAVAVRRFDRAKGRRLHALSAHVALRAAASEAGYPELALLLRRRGDPQEIAANGAQVFRRMVFNVLIDNTDDHEKNHALLVEGRSYALAPAYDVLPAGQALGYQQFRVGALGLDASAENLLSEPAAFGLRRPQALALAREVAEVVDGWQAHFAACGVSAGDLGRLAEQIDRPYLLGERRALLKA
- a CDS encoding HipA N-terminal domain-containing protein produces the protein MNALHYTPRDELFLWWLAEPTQPRLVGRLRLVRRTAGHPGGVSLEYAPTWLAEGLALSEDLPLRPGEFLPVENDAAAGAVDDARPDRWGERVIRHLYKPPRLSTLEYLYFAGDERFGALGVSTSAQRYEPQPRPVLPVVGDVPALYELVRRIEAGEPVEETLQRLVAPGTTLGGRGPRR
- a CDS encoding response regulator, which gives rise to MALEDEDLSGTQALIIDGNHSSRAILVNQLREFGVGNVEQVSRTSEARRMLERRHFDIILCEQHFQSDEPSGQDFLDDLRRNQILSFSTIFIMVTSEASYAKVAEAAESALDGYLIKPHTAARLAERLEQARQRKAVLAPIFEAIESDQHEKAANLCMERFEAKGPYWLYTARIGAELLIRLQRYEEAQRLYEAIINAKTVPWAKLGVARSQLGRGEAQRAVGTLETLISEEPHYADAYDVMGRAHFELGNHEQTLVAYKMACTATPYSVTRLQSLGHLHYYKGEYGEAEHVLNQCVNQGLGTRSFDPQTLMLLGFIYMQMDDRQGLHRIRGELAKLGLRDSEYSQRQRTMEATLNALLDILRKEYGQALKVAREHAQRIREPDFDAEAASNLIFLLSQIASRTVSLGLELSDLPPILDALGERFISGRSMSELLAGAARAHAPYADRLREAGERPIKLMESAVKLSMGGIRSAPCANCSSTARKP